The Trueperaceae bacterium genome has a window encoding:
- a CDS encoding quinone-dependent dihydroorotate dehydrogenase, producing MNVYSQAKRLLFRLEPERAHDLVMGGLALASRSAALPRLMAMTRGAPDPRLAVEAFGLRFPNPLGLAAGLDKDGVAFPALAALGFGAVEVGSVTALPQPGNARPRLFRLVEDEALVNRMGFNNAGAAALAARLARLDRGRVPGVVLGVNVGKSRVARAESAADDYRAALGEVWRVADYLTLNVSSPNTPGLRALQRTEPLLALLRVAAELRTELGAKPVLVKLAPDLSDDEIAELVEAAERGGAAGLIATNTTLARAELASPHRTQEGGLSGRPLARRALRVLELVRARTQLPVVAVGGIAGPADALDRFRAGADLLQLYTSFVYRGPRVVTDVLAGLSAELDRRGLGAVRELKGRV from the coding sequence ATGAACGTCTACTCACAAGCCAAACGCTTGCTGTTCCGGTTGGAGCCGGAGCGCGCCCACGACCTGGTGATGGGCGGGTTGGCCCTCGCGAGCCGCAGCGCCGCGCTCCCGCGCCTCATGGCCATGACGCGCGGCGCGCCCGACCCGCGCCTGGCCGTCGAGGCGTTCGGGCTCCGCTTCCCGAACCCGCTGGGGTTGGCGGCCGGCCTCGACAAGGACGGCGTGGCGTTCCCCGCCCTGGCAGCGCTCGGCTTCGGGGCAGTGGAGGTCGGCAGCGTGACGGCGCTGCCTCAACCCGGCAACGCCCGGCCGCGCCTCTTCAGGTTGGTGGAGGACGAGGCCCTCGTCAACCGCATGGGGTTCAACAACGCGGGCGCCGCCGCGCTGGCCGCGCGCCTGGCACGCCTCGACCGCGGGCGCGTGCCCGGCGTCGTGCTGGGAGTGAACGTGGGCAAGTCGCGCGTCGCGCGAGCCGAGAGCGCCGCCGACGATTACCGCGCCGCGCTAGGCGAGGTCTGGCGGGTGGCCGACTACCTGACACTTAACGTCTCGTCGCCGAACACCCCGGGCCTGCGCGCCCTGCAGCGCACCGAGCCGCTCCTGGCGCTCCTGCGCGTGGCGGCCGAGCTGAGGACCGAACTGGGAGCCAAGCCGGTCCTCGTCAAGCTCGCCCCCGACCTCAGCGACGACGAGATCGCCGAGCTCGTCGAGGCGGCCGAGCGGGGTGGCGCGGCGGGGTTGATCGCCACCAACACCACCCTGGCGCGCGCCGAGCTCGCCTCCCCCCACCGCACCCAGGAGGGCGGCCTGTCGGGCCGTCCGCTGGCGCGGCGCGCCCTGCGCGTGCTGGAACTGGTCCGCGCGCGCACCCAGCTGCCGGTGGTGGCGGTCGGCGGGATCGCGGGACCCGCCGACGCGCTCGACCGCTTCAGGGCCGGCGCGGACCTCCTTCAGCTCTACACTTCGTTCGTCTACCGCGGTCCTCGCGTCGTCACCGACGTCCTGGCGGGCCTGTCGGCCGAACTGGACCGGCGCGGCCTCGGTGCCGTCCGTGAGTTGAAGGGGCGCGTCTAG